acaattgattctaaaggcTAAATCAATTCTGGAGAGAAGCTTTTGTGTGTGGCTTCTGAATGTCGGAATTAATTATGAGGAAATAGAAGCAAATCCAAACATGGTATCAAGCGACTTTTTATTGATGCTCCAGCCTCTCTACATCACGTGTGCCGGATGGCTCTGGAAATATCTCATTTGAATGGCGTCGCCGAGATGACGAAGAGTGTGAGCCGGAAGTTCCTGAAAGCTTTAAACTACTAGTTCCTTCTTGCTTTGTACCAGAGGCTGCTGGAATTGCTGTTACATCCGACAAACTCTGACGCCAGCTACCGAACAAGGTTGCATTCCAGGAGCCTCTAGAAGAGGTTGCTTTGAGCCGTGCAGAACCAGAAGCTTCTTCCCTCACAACTTTTAAAGGGTTTTCCAAAGCCTTGAGGATATATCTCATTGGAGGCCTTCTTGAAGGTTTTGGATTTAGGCAAGACCTGGCAACAATGGCTATAGCCCACACTTCCTCTAAGAAATCCTCATCAACAACCAGAGATGGGTCAACAATTTTTGTCACAAGCTCCTTGTCATACATACTAATGCAAGGTAGAATCTGATCAAGCCATTCCTTTACTTCACCCTCATTGGATGCACTGATTCCCATCTTACCAGTCACCAGCTCAAGCAACACTTTCCCAAAGCAATAAACGTCATAGGTGCAAACTGATGTTAATGAACCTGTTTTCAGGGTTAAAAAAATGTCAAACTAATTGGCTGAAGTAATAATTATCTGCCTAGATTAACATCTATTTCTCTACCCCCATACACACCAAAAGTCAGAAAATAGGAAAGTAATAACACCACAAGCGGCAAGCGTATCAATTAAACAACAATCAATCACATGGTacaaattggaaaatgtttggGTTTTTAAGAAAGACTTGTAGACAAAAGGAATGAAATAGTAAGTGTCAAATAAACTGCCCGATAAAACCAATCACGTGTCTAATTTCTGGAATTTCTTTAGCAACTAGAAAATTTCGATTTTTTTCAATTCATCGAGTAACCATTCGTAATACACAACTGTTGCTCAGACAAATTATTCATAAAAACACTCTCAAAGTCACACATTTTCACTTGTAAGAGACAAGCACAGCTACCCATACTATACAACATGAGCTTTTTATGTGGACGTCAAGAACAGCAAAGCATATTCTGCTAACATGAATCTAATACATGCACAACCACTCACATATCAAAACTAATTATCTAATCCAGAAAGAGTAATATCTCACAATTCTAGATAGATAATCAGAAATATTTCCTACCACCTCTCTGGAAACGTACTTTGCTAGCCCAAAACTACCAAGACAAAGTGGTAAAAACAATAACGCTACCTTTCTACCTTTCTGATATTTACGACTATATCAACATAACACAATTTGTGCTGCACAAAATATGTGCTATAGCAGTCCCTCACATGCTTACCCCACCCATGGTCAAAACACCAAGTGAGTGCGTGGATTAGCTTATTAGCTCATTTTCGGTTCAAAATATAATCAAAATCTAGCTGAcatcttttgaaaaaaaaaaggcattTTCTTCCAAAAAAATCAAGCAAATCCAAACATGCACCAATGAATGATACAGACAAGCATTCAAGGCATAAAATTGATTACAAATCCATGCCAAAATCTAAGCTTGAGTTTCTACTTACCAGATTTGCCTTGCTCAGAGGACCTGCACATTTAAATAGAAATGAAAAATTAGATGAATGTGAAACTCAAGAAACTAGTTAAGAAAAATAGAACTCATATTACAACTGAACCAACAAAAAAACATGAAAGCGCAAGGTAAAACAAGTTTCATGGTTACGaagaccaaaaacttcaattAAGTTTGATGCGCTGACTATGAAAACCAAATGAGCGACATCCATTATTTTAGGACACGCACCCAAGCACAGACAAAGACCAGATGACATGCTTAAATTACATAAGTAATTGAAAAAAGCAGTAGATAATTTCAAAGCATAAGCAACTCTCCACATTATTGTCCATGCAGAATGATGACCAGTCACACATTATATTCATGAAATTCATTGAATACATTATTAGCGGATTACTTACTGAGGCATTCGCAGAAACCGGGTGATTTTACTTTGATGAGTATCTCCTTCTTGAACACAGGCTTCACTTAGACTCCCTAACCGAACTTCATATTTATCATCTAGAAGTATACTGCTCGCTTGAATATCTCTACAATAATAACAAAAATATACTGTCATTACTAGTATACCATTTAGCttgaacctttgtcattaaaTTTGAGACCTATTCATTCCACACAGTCCAGATGGCTCATTCAAACAGAGGGAAGACACTCACAAGTTGAACTTGTTCCAAACCTTCCATTCTTTTTAAGATTCGTTATAAAGAAGTGGATAGTCAAACTCAATAATAAAGACAAAATACAGTCACATGGGAAATTTATATTCAATCACCTAAAAGATATAGAAACAAACACCAGACAGTAAAATTTATACTTAATCACATTTAAGGTGAAGAAACAACCAGTGCCATTTGAACAGTAACCTTGGTCAcatgttaaaacttaaaacataTGTATTGACATAGGAGGACCATAGTAGTCAAAATCGGGATTAGGACTATAATCGGGAAGGGGGGTTGTTACTCGTAAGACTTAGCAAATTTCCTATGTATATGTATGCATATAAAttcatatatatgcatatcaGCATATCAAATAGCATaaataacaaaagaaaaacattttcTGGTGCGATCATGCGTTTATGGTACAACCATGGTGCGATATATAATTGATCTTACGATTATGCCACGATTAAGCCAGAAAATGGTTAAGTgtgattaagtgattttaaTCACGGTTTTGACTACTATAAAGAGGACCGATCGGAAGGTTTAAAATCCTTCGGAGATGCATCCAGTGATGTTGGAATCAATAGTTGAGTTGAGTCGTATCCATAGTACATTAAATCAAGCACATTCAGATTTCATAGTTTATTAAAAAACAAGCAAGAAGTGAGATCCGAAAATACCTGTGAACAATGGGTGGAATACATTCATGATGCAGATACGTTAGGGCCTCTGCTACTCCAGTAGCAATTTTTAACCTTGTTATCCAGTCCAATGACTGCCAAGAATCATCTTCAGATGTAGTGTTTTTATACAATAAGCAATGAGACATGTCCCCATTTGGCATATGCTTATAAACCAGGAACTTCTCGTTCTCATTTTCTAAGCAATGACCTAACAAGGGAACAAATCTTTGATGAGAAACCTTGTTGAAAAAGTCCAGTTCCAATAGGTAAGCGTCCTTCTTAATTGAACGTGTGTCAACCCTTTTGATTACAACACGCATGCCATTTTCTAAAACACCATTGAAGAGATCCCCGGTGTGGCCATGTTTGATAAGATTTGCATCATTGAAATCTCCTGTTGCTTGGAGCAACTGATGATATGTAAATGAGTCTCCTATATTAGAAAAGTTTACTGGTGCACCGGGCTGTGGAGAACTGCCTCCAGCAGGTGCAGGGCCCACACCGTTTCCCCTTTGATTCGAATTACCTCTCCGACGAGTGCACAGAAGCAACAGTACCAGTAGGAACACTAAAAGTATTAAACCCAGTCCACCTAAGGCTGCTGCCAATACAATCCAAGTTTTATTACTCTTCTTAGAGCCTTCTGCAGTGGGAGGACTTGTAGAGTTCGGGCGTCCAAAGTTATCGAAATTGAGGCCCCTCTCAGCATAAAACGATGCACAATCCACCGTTGTCCTCTGATTCCTCATGTTTTGCATGCAGTTTCTATCTACAGAAACATTACCCATGAAATCCAGCACCTTCCCCTCAAAATAGTTATTCGAAACATCAACAAAACTGAACCTTCTGAGCACAGGTGTGAGGCCTCCATAAAATGTATTATGAGAAATATTGAGCACCGCAGCAGCAACGGCACCATAAGCAGCGGAACTGGAATTAGGGAGCGGACCACTGAAGTTATTGGCAGACACATCTAGGAAGGTCAATCTTGGCAGAGAAAACAACTCAAAAGGCAAAGAAccagtaaaattattttgtcTCAGCACTATGAGCTGCAACTGCAATGAAACAGTAAACAAGTCCCGCGGCAAAGGCCCATTAAGCATGCTGCTTGCAAGTACCACTCTCTGCAAGTTTCTCAACCCTTTCAAATCTGGAAAAACTCCACCGGAGAAAGAATTCTCACTAACATCAAGGTCAACTAAGCTAGTAAGACCCCCCAGTTGGGCTGGCAAAGAAGTCAGGTCATTGCTGGAAAGATTCAAGTACTGTAACCTGGTGAGGTTCCCTATGCCGGGAGGAATCGGTCCCGACAGAAAATTGGAGGACATGTCAAGGGAATTAAGGTTTTCTAGAAAGGCAAAAGATGCTGGCAGGGAACCAGCAAGAGAATTCCTAGAGAGATCAAGAACCGAAAGGCCAGAGAGTTGACCCAAACTCTCAGGAACTGAACCAGTTAACTTGTTATCAGAAAGGTAAAGACTAGTAAGGTTGGTTAAATTCCCAATAGTGGAAGGAATAGCATTGACAATGGAGCAAGAACGAAGATCAAGCACCTGAAGCGAAGGGAGTTTGAGGCCAAACCAATCAGGAATAGGACCAGGAAGGTAGAAACTGGAGGCATTGAATGACTGCAAGagagtgaaattggccaaagcTTCAACGGCAAATTGAGGGTTTCTCCTACCAAGCCTTGTTCTTCTGAAACCAGAGATGTTGATCCCAATAACACGACCATTCTGACAAGTAATACCAATCCAGATTAAACAAGGGTCTGGTTTTCTTGGCCATTCCTTGCTCCTCAACCCCAAAGAACCCCTCAGTTCCAGAAGCGCTTCTCGCTCAGTAGTTGAACTCAGTGGCTCAATCTGCGACAGTGTCACCCCAAACAGCAGAAAGAACAACAAGAACCCAAACCACACTATGCCACGCCGATCCACCATCTCTGACTATCACCACTGACCCAAAGATCCAACCATTCCCATATTCCACTGTAATCAAAATTCATAGATGCCCATTACTCAAAATCACATTTCCATTAATCTCTTCATAGAAAAGACTGTAACTTCGAACATTTCAATAAAAACccccaaaaattaaaaaatttgctaaagaagaaaaagaggacAAAAACCCCAGAAAGAGTGTAACATACCTGAGTGAATCAATCACATCACATCACAATTCACAAGGCTTGTTCTTCCATTGACAAGACAAATCTGtattcttcttgttcttcttgttgttgttgttgttgttgttccttTATTCACTATCTgagtttgtttgtttctttctttctttctacctACTCTGTGTCTCACTCTTTCAATTCCTTGAGTACAGAGGGAAAAAGGGGAAAttttaaatttggaaaaaaaaagaaattaaaaagagaaagaaattagTATTAATAACAAATTGGAGAGAGAATGCAACTACATTAGAGAATATGGCAGTAGTTggtagattatagatagatagctGGCTTGGTTTGGCTTGGCTGTATCAACTTCTTCTTGTTTGTTCTAATGAATAAGAATGAATAACACTCACTCttctagaagaagaagaagtagaagaaCACTGTGGAAGAGGGTGAAGAAGCAGTAATGGGGATTCAAAGCGAATGGTGAATCTGGCACTGGTTGGGTTTGACCACCGGTAATCCCGCCTAGTCCAGCTAAGACACCAACACGAACACtaactctttctctctctctcttctctagcATGTATTGTAATGTAAGTAAATGCTAATAATGTGTGTTAATTTGTCTCTGCAGATTGAAGTTCAGGACACCACTTTCTTCTCACCTCCTTTGCTCCAATTTTTAATGGGTTACTCCACTTTTGGTAAGAACAAATATTATGGGATTTTAATTACGAATTCAATCCCTCACTAAATGATTTTACCTGcctcatttcaatttttttaatatatccaACAGGTCCAGCTATTATTATTTTAAGTATTTTAGTATTCTTTATATATTACAGCTAGTAGATACAATTGTGCTTTTTTAGCATTTAATCGAACGTTTGATCTATGccttatgaaaaataatttattaggaGAAGCCTATCAATGTGATCTCAGAGTCGAAAGTAGGTTGATATAATGATTCAATACTTTATCCCTTATGCAAAAGGTTACAGGGTTGATTCCCAACCATTaactatttaaattaaaaaaaaaaaaacttattaggTGTAGGGTTTAGtcttaaaaaaattctttcaaaAATCAGTATGTTATTAGTATAAGAGTCCTattgattttaacttttaaaaacgCTTTTGACTACTTGGAAAATTAATTTGGCAATGAATTTGATTTTAATGCATTCCTAAtataacttcttttttttttttttgaaagtaatatAACTTCTTTTATACTACTATTTACTTAATCATAAAAAGGTGATAAAACGTTTGGAACGTATGTGCTTCATCATGGGAAGATAATAATCCGTGTAATTAAGATAATTTAACTATTCCATTTCATAaaaggtcaatgagtcaatTTGGTTAACTTAGCGTCACTGAAAATCTCTAAATCTAGAACAGAGCCTAGCATTTGTTGTCAAGCTTCTAATTTTCTTAATTGGAAAGGTTTTGGCCTGAGTGGCGTAACTAAAAGGAGGTTAACTATTTCATTAACTCCTTATATGATTTTTAAGTATTTCATATAaccttttgtttattttttatttttcaaaaaatgttttATAGATCGAAGGTTTACTTATAGAGTCTCTAGATGATAACTCaaatggtaagagctaggggacatatgggttgggtgggggaggtccagggatcaaaCCCTAGATGgaacaatttatttttctgatgtaccaaaaattGAGTCTCTTAAATAGTATATGCTAGAGATGGAAATTGTTCTTACACGGATATAACTCTCTCAGATCCTAAGGGGTGGACTCGTCTGTCGATGCGATCCCTTCACGGGTAGGTCGAGCTGGCCAGTTAAGGGTGAGACCAGTCCAC
This is a stretch of genomic DNA from Lotus japonicus ecotype B-129 chromosome 1, LjGifu_v1.2. It encodes these proteins:
- the LOC130729196 gene encoding probable LRR receptor-like serine/threonine-protein kinase At2g16250; amino-acid sequence: MVDRRGIVWFGFLLFFLLFGVTLSQIEPLSSTTEREALLELRGSLGLRSKEWPRKPDPCLIWIGITCQNGRVIGINISGFRRTRLGRRNPQFAVEALANFTLLQSFNASSFYLPGPIPDWFGLKLPSLQVLDLRSCSIVNAIPSTIGNLTNLTSLYLSDNKLTGSVPESLGQLSGLSVLDLSRNSLAGSLPASFAFLENLNSLDMSSNFLSGPIPPGIGNLTRLQYLNLSSNDLTSLPAQLGGLTSLVDLDVSENSFSGGVFPDLKGLRNLQRVVLASSMLNGPLPRDLFTVSLQLQLIVLRQNNFTGSLPFELFSLPRLTFLDVSANNFSGPLPNSSSAAYGAVAAAVLNISHNTFYGGLTPVLRRFSFVDVSNNYFEGKVLDFMGNVSVDRNCMQNMRNQRTTVDCASFYAERGLNFDNFGRPNSTSPPTAEGSKKSNKTWIVLAAALGGLGLILLVFLLVLLLLCTRRRGNSNQRGNGVGPAPAGGSSPQPGAPVNFSNIGDSFTYHQLLQATGDFNDANLIKHGHTGDLFNGVLENGMRVVIKRVDTRSIKKDAYLLELDFFNKVSHQRFVPLLGHCLENENEKFLVYKHMPNGDMSHCLLYKNTTSEDDSWQSLDWITRLKIATGVAEALTYLHHECIPPIVHRDIQASSILLDDKYEVRLGSLSEACVQEGDTHQSKITRFLRMPQSSEQGKSGSLTSVCTYDVYCFGKVLLELVTGKMGISASNEGEVKEWLDQILPCISMYDKELVTKIVDPSLVVDEDFLEEVWAIAIVARSCLNPKPSRRPPMRYILKALENPLKVVREEASGSARLKATSSRGSWNATLFGSWRQSLSDVTAIPAASGTKQEGTSSLKLSGTSGSHSSSSRRRHSNEIFPEPSGTRDVERLEHQ